A window of Pyrus communis chromosome 3, drPyrComm1.1, whole genome shotgun sequence genomic DNA:
TCATGTTAAAGAACTGACTCAATACGCTGAACTGTGAGCAAGTGGGGGTGCAATTTCATGTCTCGTGATCTCATCAATTGTTGATTATGTATAAGGTTTTGCTCACTCTTCAGATGCACGCAAGACAATCTTCTCGAGCTGTATGGGCCAATCTACACCAAGCATTTGGGGATTTAGCTCCACTGATGCAGAAAAATCTGACATGGTTGCAAAAGTagattttgtttctctttgcaTATGTCTTCCACGCAACATCCCATTTGAACCATCGTTGTACGGATACGAACCACTTAGTTGTTTTAAGTGATCATTGCCATGCCTTGTCCCGGCTAGCCGAATACAAGGTTCCATTAACCTCTTCAGATAAGCATCCAATCCATTATTCAAGAGGTTAACACAGTCTATAGAGACATTAATACCCTCCTTCTCCAACTTCCGCTCCAAACGATTTCTTAAGGATCTCGTATCAGGTAGCTCACCACTGTTTTGACAGGTCACAGGGTGGTAAGCACCACTTACTGATACATTAGGAAGAGATTTACGCGATCCACCCAAATATATACCGAGTGGAGCAGTTACTGGGCTTCTACTTTGAATAGCTGGGCTTCCTGCATCCTGTTCGACCTCTTCTCCATCTTCTACAGAGGCAACTTCAACAGGCGGCCTGCTTCCAAGAGAAAGCAATTCAGTAGCACTTTGCTGCTCTtgtgcttttgaaaaatgttgggACTTTCCATTTGGCCCCAAAGGACTTGGGCGGTCCTGAAACTTGCGTTCTCGATCAACTGGAGACAGGATCCTGTGAGGGGATGGAGAAACTGCATCTGCATTAATCGAGTGAAGACCACCCTTCTGATAACCATTTGCTACTTTAACATTAAGGGTGCGTCCCCTTTTCTGAACACCGGTCAAGGGCGGAGGTTTTGCAAGGCAAGCGTTCTGGAGGATGGATTTAATAAGCCGGTTATGAAGACAGACATTTTCCCTCCCAATAATCCGATTGCAAAACTTGTCGAATTCGCACTTGCTAATCTTTGAACTAAACAATCTTCTGATCAGATCAAAGTATTTATCAGCTCTCTGATGCCCAATCTTTCGCACAATTAGAGCTTTCAGCTCCAAAGTGTCGATACGAGAAAAGCTCTGATTGAGCACCATTTTCCCCCAACTCCACTTCCGAGAATTCACCAAAACCAGATCCTCATCGACGCCTCGAATTCTCCAGCAAAACCCAGATCACAGAAGACATGATCCTCAATCCAAAacctaaaaccctaattttcagACAATGCTTTCACCTGTATGTTCACCAAAATTACAGCAACAGAAgcaaatttctcaatttctcaATCCAAACGAACGAGGGTAGTCAAAGTTTGCTCAAATTACTAAAATTAGAAAGACAGAAATCATTGGGAACTAAACGTTGACCATATCAAGAGCTCACAGACACAGAGATCAAAATATCTTTCCTGAAATTCAAAAAGTAGAAGGATAGAGTAGCGGAAGCAAAAAACGCAAAAAAATTTGACAGATTTCGGCAACAATTTACAGAAATGAAAGAAATCCAGTTGAGATTTGGGCGTGAATTGAAAACCAAACAAGCAAATTGACCAAAGaacgatgagagagagagagagagagagagagaagcaccTGAGTCGAAGGTGGCCGAGGTTAGATTGACCCCCTTGAGAGTTGTGTgttttttcctctcttttttggTGCTTTTGGTTTGTGTGTTTAATTTGAGAGatatttctgttttttgttttttattttttattttttatttttatttttattttaatttttttgtggggAGTTGTCTGTTCTTCTTATAACAGGTACAGACCAAACGGGGCTAATAAGTAAAGGGCTTTTGTGCGCTTTCAGAACCTTCTTATCTGAAATACACGtgcgtttttgtgagtttgggAAACTCGGGTGTGAAGACTTGTTAATGGCGTGTTTGATTGCGTTCATTTTTTGATTTGGTAATAAGTTGCTAACCGGCTCGCCGACAGCAGCGGCACGTCCACGGGCGACCAACCGGGCCATGGCGGCGGTGACCGTCCACACAGCATACCACATACCTACTTTAAGGTTATTCAACGTCTCGAATCACGTGGTGTATTATGTTTTAACTAATTTGAGGTCGTTTATCACGTTTGAATtagaaaactttaaaatttactAAGATGAGTACTAAAGGAATCTTTTTTAGGTGTAAGCTTGAGTAACCTAGATAAAAATCAAGACGTCTATTGAAGAGACACACTCAAAATTTCTGTGAGCGGATCCCttcaaactatttttcattaaatttttttataaaacttaattGTTTTAATGTAGTCATGGATGAGGCTAAGATGGTGAATGGTTAGATGAccatttaattgatttatttattgttgGCAACTTATTTTAACTACATGGTCTCTTATAGATCAAGTATAGCTATTTGTGGCTGTAGGATATTTGCAAGTGATTATATAGCTCTAGTATAGGCTAGATGCACTTGCATGCTGTACTTATACTTTGATGAGAGTATTATGTATTGAATTGCTTAATTATGATTTTTGATTGATTACTGGATGTGATTTTCTTAACTATATATTGTAGTAGATACTTATCCAGACTACTCAATGAAATCGGTTGTATGCTAAATTTAGCAAATGTCAGTTCTGGTTCAATCAAATTAGTTTCTTGTTGTTGGAGTTGTGCTCTAAAAGCCAATTTCGTAATATTGGATATTATGTAACAACTCCATATTAAGTAATTAATAAAAGGGCAAGTTTTATTCATTCATGAGTTTGGCTTTATATTATAGTGATAATATGCTACGAATGAGTCCATGGGATTTAAGGTATGGAAGCAATGTCCTAAATGATGTTAGGGCATGGAGACTTGTATTCCATAGTTACTTAGTCCTTAAATAAAATTCCTAGCAATTTGAAAGTCAACTGGACAGTGACTCTGGAAAGGCCGGTATATAATGCATTAAGATTAGTATGGTCCCGTGctatcaaggttctaaaagacactagGCGCTAATCGGACGGCAGACTGGGGTCTAATCCCGTCTAATCGCCTAGacggactaggcggatttaagtaaatttattatatattgtatcaataagtgcctatttatacttaaaaattacaaaattgtattgggatacataaattgcataataaaatgacatatagatcaaaagttttagaacatattgaaaacatttgGAACAAGTGTATAATGAATGTTCATCCAATTATTCAACAAGTctattacattttattgaaaaaataaaatacaaaatgaaagctactgattttttgtctaagtgagagtcatGACCTAGGTGGGTTAGGCATGCACCTAGGAGGGCTAGGCAGATGCTTAAGTGGGTCTAGGCACtctattttcattttcaaaCGCTTAGAAACTAATCAGTAAGGTGGCCAGACGCTTATCGCCTAGACAAGGCCTAGACGGCGCTAGCCATAGATTTTTAGAATAGCGCTTACTACGCATGTCACGATGAATATATAGGTGCGTAAATTTTCCTTGTACTGTGGCATTCCCTATAGCGGTATGTCTTGttcttggatttttattttttttattttttatctgcGTATGTTTTCAGATGCTTTGGTATTTgtctttacatttttttattagattGGCAACATTTGAGATAATTATCTTATTTGTGCATGAAACGGTAAATTATGTACCTTTTAAATTGATGCGAGGAGAGTAATGAAACCCAAATGTGCatatgggtgaaaaaaaaaatcgttctGAAATTGAGTCCTTTTGAGTTTTCGGAAAGAGATTGAAAAAGGGCTCATATTTTTGGTCTTGAATGATAATGTGATATTTATCATTTATACCGCTCGTTACATAATCAAATTTGTGATTCTCATTATTCCTAAGCTATGTATTGGCTGTTAAATTCTTTAGATAACTTGTTGGCGGACTACGAAAAAAAGGTATTTGGTACTCGACCCACAATGGAAGCTCACCCGAATAGTTCTCAGGTACAAATATGTATATACAATGTTGTAACTTATAGGTACTCTGTGGAATGAGATAAATGGAGTGAAGTTTCTTACAGCTTGCTAATGTTTATACTTGAGATATAAAAATCCCACATAAGGTATTTCGAGCCTTACCTGAAATATAAGTAGGTTTTACTCATGATATTTAGTTTTCTATCTTTTGTATTAGTAtcctaagggggcgtttgttgcgccggactatctcggactggattagcttcaaggactaagctggactggcttagactagactaaactggactaacttagtgaagcgtttggtgcagtattagactaagaagctggataataacaaattctaatattattttatttaatatataaattattaatattttattatgatcttatctttttctccatcttttcctaccatttccgtcccactcttttcctcttctctcatcgtcccaccctctccctctttttttcctctcagacctctcaattcatgtctctttctcattcctggtcaaactccttattgattccagtctctatttctctgtcctccctccctctctagctagcgttgttcgaacggaacctcacggctccaattttcccgatgagttgcaggtttcccgatgtgttttttggccaaccctcattaaattggatgaagttagcaccgccaaaaaattcatcaccatccttggactgagatcttagctttgcatgctcgaatttgtcatggatttgaagaagcccaaacaggccgagacttccaggccattttccggccacattcgaccacattttggcctcgattcaagtaaaatcgtaatcttgtcactcctagcttcaatttggtatattttatatgaacgttggttgtgaaatggatctgaaagagagtcgggaagttaatgattgatctaggtgaccggcgatgacgaggagtctgtcgggagtggtcgttgagcatgacaaggacgagaaatagaggatagtcttagctagtcccatggttattggggggtctcactaagacctcttagtgaagggttttgtccatgctagtcccctttagtctcattaatgttagtcccagcatggaacaaacacagtattgaaCTAATAGCttgtccagtccagtccagtccgaattagtgagggcaaacaaacgcccccttaagTTTTAAACTCGGCccattttatgtaattttacaaTAATCATGTCGTGTGTGTGTATTTCTTTTTATGCATAGATCAaagcttccttctttttcttcgagATTGCTTTTTTGCTCATATGTATCATATTAGCTGCTCACTTTTTGTTCCGTTGCAGTTTTTCCTATTTCCAACAGCGATCACTTTCTATATCACGTGGTGGTTTATTCACTTCGTGGATAGCTTGTTCACTCCAATATGTGCTCAACTTGGAATCAACATTTTTGGTATGAAGTATTCTGAAATGCATTCCTTAACCATTAATTGATCGGTACATTCTAACTTACATTAGATATTGGTCTTGGAGTATGACGTTACTGATGATGAAGCTGGCGGTGATCTGTAGTCCAATAGTCTAGAAACTCAGATATGTGATGGTGAGCCTGATGATGAACCTGATCCTGATGATGAGCATGATGATAAACTAGCATAATCATCGTGAACGTGCCTTTCCAATGCAAGGAAACCATAGGCACgcagaaatttcaaatttgttggAAAATTAGGGATTGTATGAAGATTCTTGCATCCacttaaattcaatgtttcaaGCTTTGAAAGACCACCGAAGCTCGGTAGGGTATGAAGAGATGTGCATCCACTTACATTCAATGTTTCAAGCTTTGAAAGACCACGGAGTCTCGGTAGGGTATGAAGAGATGTGCATCCacttaaattcaatgtttcaaGCTTTGAAAGACCATTGAGTCTCGGTAGGGCACAAAGACATATGCATCCACGTAAATTCAATGTTTCAAGATTTGAAAGACCACTGAGGTTGGGTAGGGTATGAAAATCATTCATTTGAAGATCCAAAACTTGTAAAGAAATTAGACTTCCAAGATCATCACCAGCTAGTCCACTAGATGAGAGATCTAATTCTCTTAAAGAGTTTAAGTCGTGCAACGAACTAGGCAAATGaatattttcaaaactttttgcGAATAAACGAGTGAGAATATTCAATCCTGCTCTAGAAGGTAGTACTTGACTTAGAGATAAAAGAGTGAGATTCTTCAGTCTTACTATAGAAGGTGGTACTTGTCTTATGGCTGTGAAATCTGCATCAAGTATTCTCAAAGATACCATCTCCCCTAAATCCTCATGCAGTTCTCTGAATTCTAAATAGTCAACAAGAAAAAGAGTCTCAACAGATTTCGACTTACAGAAATCCCTTGGAAGAGAAATAAGCTTGAAACAACGTGTAAGGTTCACCAAAGAAAGTTTTTTAAGATGACCAATGGAGGGATGAATCTCCGACAAACTCTAATAGTCTTGCAATATCAACTTTTCAAGATTTGAGACTTGTGAAAAGTCCAGtgatttttttaagttataagAATAACTGAGATTAATGGTTTTCAGCAGTTGAAGCGACTGTTGCacaaaatcaaaggaaaattgaaattaatatcCAAAGAGAAGAtcgcataaaaaaaataaaaaataaaaaaagagaaggaataaaaaaaacaaattgaaacagaGCATTATCATGTGTAATTGATTGTACCTTGTAACCCTCCCAAACTTGTACCAGTTTGCTTGACTGCATGTCTAAAACAACTAATCTTGGTTGATTAGAAAAGTCATCTGGTATGGACTGCAAAAGGAATCCATGCCAGCACAACCATATTAACTCTTTGGTAAGATGATTGTATTCTCCATTGAGCTCCACGTTGTTGAGGTGAAGCAATCTCAGTTTCTTCATATTGGCAAATACTTCTGTACTGAAACTAAACTTTTCAGAGCTTCGCAAATCTAGAACAAGCCCTTCAACTTCTTCAGTTCCCTGTTAACAGAAGGTTATATTCATGCGTAAGAAAGGGATTATTTGCATATGTTTACATGTATTGTTATTCATTAGGCTAAATCACGTATGGTGAATATATGCAAGCAATATTGTTTGCTAATTGAGCTTCCCTGTGCAACCGCATATATTTACACATGAATGTTGTTTAAAGTATAATAGATATATGCTTTTCTTGTACAATGCATTAATCCAAAATTTAATTGGGAATGTACTTACAGATTTATATGTCAACACATCGGTGACCTCTCGAGGATTCCACAACCTATTACATTTTCCAGGGTGACTAGAGaatttttcagaaatgattaCTCTGGCCATTTCTCGAAGCAAATCATGCATATCCAACCGGTTGCCTTCAACGGTTACAAGGCATCGTTCACAAAGGACATGGATTCCTATTGTTGCAGAAAATCCACATCCATCTAATACTTTTGCAACATAGTCCTTGTTCCATCCAATAAAGAAACAAGATATGTCAAGAAATATAACCTTTGGTGTATCATCTAGCTCTTCAAAGCTTATTCttagtgtttttattatttttccacTCTACAATGCTCCTTTTAATAAAAGaagaacctaaaacttcaagggCTAGTGGCAAACCTCCACAGTAAGAAACAAACTTTTTTGAGAGTTCAAGATATTCTTTGTTAGTCCAACTATTTCGAAAGGCATGCCAACTAAAGAGCTCCAAAGCTTCTCCTTCATTCATTTCTTGAAGTGTGTATGTCTTGTCCACTTCCACATACTTTAGTAAAGGTTCATCTCATGTCGTTATAATAATTCTACTTCCGCGACCAAACCAATCATGATTTCCAGTTATTGCATCCAATTGTTCCCTTTTATCTATGTTGTCCATAATGACAAGTACCTTTCGATGTGAAAGTTGACCTTTTATTCGACCGATACCTTCATCATCATTGCTTATTTCAAACTTTAGATTCAAGATGTcagaaataagttttttttgtaGATAAGCCAAACCATGTTTACTTGTATTGTCGCTAACATCGGCAAGGAAACTTTTGAACCTAAACTTATGATGAATTTGGTTAAAAATGGCTTTGGCAGCTGTAGTTTTACCCAATCCATCCATCCCCCAAATTCCAACCATGAGAACATCATCTAACCCACCACTTGAAAGATAAGCGATAATATCTCGAACGTGACAATCGATTCCAACTTtgtgtgtgacatcccacatcgcccaggggagtgatccttatatgtatattctcatccttacctagcacgaggccttttgggagctcactggcttcgtgttccatgggaactccgaagttaagcgagtagcgcgcgagagtactcccaggatgggtgacccatcgggaagttctcgtgtgagttcccagaaacaaaaccgtgagggcgtggtcggggcccaaagaggacaatattgtgctacggtagtggagtcgggcccgggaagtggtccgccccgggccgggatgtgacaatttggtatcagagcctaaccctggccgcgtgtgtgccgacgaggacgtcgggcccctaaggggggtggattgtgacatcccacatcgcccaggggagtgatccttatatgtatattctcatccttacctagcacaaggccttttgggagctcactggcttcgtgttccatgggaactccgaagttaagcgagtagcgcgcgagagcactcccaggatgggtgacccatcgggaagttctcgtgtgagttcccagaaacaaaaccgtgagggcgtggtcggggcccaaagcggacaatattgtgctacggtagtggagtcgggcccgggaagtggtccgccccgggccgggatgtgacattgtgTTTGGCCACATGTAATTTGTTTGTGCTAGGCAGCCATTCCGAAATATTGTCATCAATAATTCTCTTAATAAGCTTGGCTTCATGCCTGAAAACATAATAcgtaaaaaaatacaaatggcAGTGCAGACTTGCAATGACTTATACCAGTAACACCTATTattaaagggagttttaacgaaaagctcacggcactgttcattttaacgaaaaaccacattttacactaaaaaatcaatcctggtactattcactttaccttttattttgtccttatcattaaaactcaaagttttcaagccattttcattagttttcctattattAAATGGGTTATTATGCCATTATATAACCTACCCAATCTAGACAATAAAAGCTAATTATTTTCTTGGCATGTTTTTAAATATTGTATTGCGTGTTCAATAACTCTATCTGCAGGACTATGTACATTAATCTATGCATTTTGAGCTTCTCATAATTTACCTAGATTTACACTGATTTACCTATATATTATATAGATTGCATATTCACTAATTTACCTTTTTTAATTGGTGGCATTGTGGGCTTATTGTAACTgtacaatttgtttttttgagTAATTTACCTAATTGACCTTttttaatttacctatattcaCCTAGATTGTACAGGCAAGTTATTACCTATATTATCATGTACAACAATTTACCTGGCACTAATAGGTAAATTAGTGTCATACAATTTTGAGaatttagtttgaaaatttctcCCACCAATGTCCATGCACGTTAAATCaacttgaaattttaattattttgaaatttaaaacaatcattaattatgaaatttaaaacaatcattaattagcaaaattgaaataaattacaAAGGGGCATTTTTAGTAGGGGTGGGTTCAGTTtcattcggttcggttttttgtcaaaattgaaaTCGAACCGAAACTTTGGTTcagttcaattttcttttggtttttttcaggTTGGGGTTTGTTCGGTTCGATTTCGGTacagtttcaatttttttattttataaaacttgatatttttttaatatggaaTTTAGAAAAAAAGGCTTGCATTGgtagactaataataagaaaattggGAAATTGGAAAGTGGGAAGGTAACTACATATACAAGATCATATAAACCAATCATATTCTATCAACAACCTCAATTGCAAACAAAAATGATCACCATATCCattcaaaaaacaaaccaaTTGAGAAGCTCTTCCAAGTTCCAAAACTTCCCTCTAACCAATTAAATATCCTCCCTAATTGAACCAAATATGCTCCTTGAAAAAACCCTAGGCTTAGTTTCAAACTTGGcaacaaagtttcacaaaagaGACACCATGGGGATCATAAAGTGTAAAGGGATTCGGTTTAGTATGGTTCGATTTAGTTTCCAAACCaacaaaaccgaaaccgaaccaataAGGCTCCGTTCGGTTCGATTTCTTctattttggttcttttttttttttttttttggttttcgatTTCGATTAGGTGTTCAGTTCGGTTTTTTTATCCCACCTCTAATTTTTAGTACTGTAAAATTAGGCATAAAGtagatttaatgattttttttttttttttgttaaagccCAGTCAATGTATCTCTTCacttaactttaaagttaacCTTGTTAACTATTATatataagagtaatgctaggaaaactaaatttgtaaacaaaattttgtaagcTAAATGAtgtagaagttgatgattggattaccacttaaatgttgataaacgtactcattttttattgataacaCATCATTAAGTAGAGGGGCTCATGTCGAAGACTAGTAAAGAAATACAAAAGAGACATGCAATTAGGGACAGCAGACCCTTGGCTGGGTTCTAAGTTcggaaaaaaatatatgatgggttaaaggcaaagaaaaatgagtttTAAGGGAGAAAGATAAATTTTCAGTTTAATAATTAAAgttgaataaaataaatggttACCCATT
This region includes:
- the LOC137728183 gene encoding disease resistance protein TAO1-like, whose protein sequence is MTACGASSSSSSLKLWKYDVFLSFRGEDTRKDFTGHLHAALEEKGYKALIDEDDLKRGEEIQPELFLAIEESRISIIVFLKRYADSSWCLDELVKILECRKNLGQEVLPIFYGVEASYIRKQEGNRLDMHDLLREMARVIISEKFSSHPGKCNRLWNPREVTDVLTYKSGTEEVEGLVLDLRSSEKFSFSTEVFANMKKLRLLHLNNVELNGEYNHLTKELIWLCWHGFLLQSIPDDFSNQPRLVVLDMQSSKLVQVWEGYKLISLPRDFCKSKSVETLFLVDYLEFRELHEDLGEMVSLRILDADFTAIRQVPPSIVRLKNLTLLSLSQVLPSRAGLNILTRLFAKSFENIHLPSSLHDLNSLRELDLSSSGLAGDDLGSLISLQVLDLQMNDFHTLPNLSGLSNLETLNLRGCICLCALPRLNGLSKLETLNLSGCTSLHTLPRLRGLSKLETLNVSGCTSLHTLPSFGGLSKLETLNLSGCKNLHTIPNFPTNLKFLRAYGFLALERHVHDDYASLSSCSSSGSGSSSGSPSHI
- the LOC137729470 gene encoding uncharacterized protein, with the translated sequence MVLNQSFSRIDTLELKALIVRKIGHQRADKYFDLIRRLFSSKISKCEFDKFCNRIIGRENVCLHNRLIKSILQNACLAKPPPLTGVQKRGRTLNVKVANGYQKGGLHSINADAVSPSPHRILSPVDRERKFQDRPSPLGPNGKSQHFSKAQEQQSATELLSLGSRPPVEVASVEDGEEVEQDAGSPAIQSRSPVTAPLGIYLGGSRKSLPNVSVSGAYHPVTCQNSGELPDTRSLRNRLERKLEKEGINVSIDCVNLLNNGLDAYLKRLMEPCIRLAGTRHGNDHLKQLSGSYPYNDGSNGMLRGRHMQRETKSTFATMSDFSASVELNPQMLGVDWPIQLEKIVLRASEE